The following are from one region of the Jatrophihabitans telluris genome:
- a CDS encoding LLM class F420-dependent oxidoreductase, protein MKLRIFTEPQQGASYADLLAVAQATEQLGFDAFFRSDHYLRMGEGSGLPGPSDAWISLAGLARETSRIRLGTLVSPATFRLPGPFAIALAQVDEMSGGRIELGLGSGWFEQEHGAYGIPFPDLATRFDVFSEQLAIIDGLWRTPAEQRYSFAGEHYTLADAPALPKPVQFPRPPIILGGAGKSRSAALAARYADEYNSGFAPVERVAEVFGRVRTAVADFGREADTMTYSIAQTTVVGRTEAEVGQRADAIGRGVEDLRSTALAGSPDEIVDQIGRYAAIGASTVYLQIMDLSDLDQLELLASAVLPQLT, encoded by the coding sequence ATGAAGCTGCGCATCTTCACCGAACCCCAGCAGGGCGCCAGTTACGCCGACCTGCTGGCAGTGGCCCAGGCGACCGAACAGCTCGGCTTCGACGCTTTCTTCCGGTCTGACCACTACCTGCGGATGGGCGAGGGCTCCGGGCTGCCCGGACCGTCCGACGCCTGGATCAGCCTTGCCGGGCTGGCTCGCGAGACCTCCCGGATCCGTCTCGGGACGCTCGTGTCTCCGGCGACCTTCCGGCTACCCGGCCCCTTCGCGATTGCGCTCGCGCAGGTCGACGAGATGTCCGGTGGACGGATCGAGCTCGGCCTGGGCTCCGGTTGGTTCGAGCAGGAACACGGCGCGTACGGCATCCCGTTTCCGGACCTGGCCACCCGTTTCGATGTGTTCAGCGAGCAATTGGCCATCATCGACGGCCTGTGGCGGACGCCGGCCGAACAGCGCTACAGCTTCGCCGGCGAGCACTACACACTCGCCGATGCGCCCGCGCTGCCCAAGCCGGTGCAGTTCCCGCGACCGCCGATCATCCTGGGCGGGGCGGGAAAGTCGCGCTCGGCGGCACTGGCCGCACGGTATGCCGACGAGTACAACTCCGGCTTCGCCCCGGTCGAACGGGTCGCGGAGGTCTTCGGCCGAGTGCGGACTGCGGTCGCCGACTTCGGCCGGGAGGCGGACACCATGACCTACTCGATCGCCCAGACCACCGTCGTCGGCAGGACGGAGGCCGAAGTCGGACAGCGGGCCGATGCCATCGGGCGGGGCGTGGAGGATTTGCGCAGTACCGCGCTCGCCGGCAGCCCCGACGAAATCGTGGACCAGATCGGCCGCTACGCCGCGATAGGTGCCTCGACGGTCTACCTCCAGATCATGGACCTGTCAGACCTCGATCAGTTGGAGCTGCTGGCCTCCGCCGTCCTCCCCCAACTCACCTAA
- a CDS encoding thioredoxin-like domain-containing protein, translated as MTSLNSPLNRARVRAPEFPPGTWLNTAPAREPSATPPSLSLKQLRGRIVLLDFWTFCCGNCLHVIDELRELEAAFPEELVIIGVHSPKFEHEKSDAAVEAATERYEVRHPVFNDPELHLWRQYAIRAWPTLVLIDPNGYIVAQAAGEGQVSALQAMIGQLVATHDADGSLRRGDNPYVEPPAVPGTFRFPAKVVRQGDRLWVADAGHHQLVATALDGVSELARIGTSARGRGPDQFDEPNGIAILPPPIAARVGFDLVVADTGSHTLRGVDSVRQRIVRTIDLATALAEARTVTGKVPAVLSPWDVLWWPARNELAIAAAGVHLLLSWNPDTDAVTILAGTTVEGLKDGPALDSWLAQPSGLAVDATDPEGPLWFVDSETSALRCLTPALTVHTVIGEGLFDFGLVDGPAESARLQHPLGVAVLPDRSIAVADTYNGAVRRFDPTTGTVQTLATGLAEPSGVVEVDGELVVVESTAHRLTRPLTSGALTEATQSTMRTQRPVTELRAGAVLLRVPFRPAPGRKLDDRFGPSTRLTVSASPPELLAGGGGDSTELVRTIVLSATAGATGVLQVTAQAASCDDGHAVEHPACYLARQDWGIPVQLDEDGATELELPLLG; from the coding sequence GTGACGTCGCTGAACTCGCCGCTGAACCGTGCCCGCGTCCGCGCCCCGGAATTTCCGCCGGGCACGTGGCTGAACACCGCACCCGCCCGCGAACCGAGCGCCACGCCTCCCAGCCTGAGCCTGAAGCAACTCCGCGGCCGCATCGTGCTGCTCGACTTCTGGACCTTCTGCTGCGGCAACTGCCTGCACGTGATCGACGAACTGCGGGAGCTGGAGGCCGCGTTCCCGGAGGAACTGGTCATCATCGGGGTCCACTCCCCGAAGTTCGAGCACGAGAAGTCCGATGCCGCCGTGGAAGCCGCCACCGAACGATACGAGGTGCGCCACCCGGTCTTCAACGATCCCGAACTCCACCTCTGGCGTCAGTACGCAATCCGGGCCTGGCCCACGCTGGTGCTGATCGACCCCAACGGCTACATCGTGGCGCAGGCGGCCGGCGAGGGACAGGTGAGCGCCCTGCAGGCCATGATCGGCCAGCTCGTGGCCACGCACGACGCCGATGGCTCGTTGCGGCGCGGTGACAACCCCTACGTCGAGCCGCCGGCAGTTCCTGGCACTTTCCGCTTTCCGGCCAAAGTGGTTCGTCAAGGGGACCGGCTCTGGGTCGCCGACGCCGGGCATCACCAGCTGGTCGCCACCGCGCTGGATGGGGTGAGCGAACTGGCGCGTATCGGCACCAGCGCGCGCGGACGCGGGCCCGACCAGTTCGATGAGCCGAACGGAATCGCGATTCTGCCCCCGCCGATTGCGGCCAGGGTCGGATTCGACCTGGTGGTCGCCGACACCGGCAGCCACACCCTGCGCGGGGTCGACAGTGTCCGGCAACGCATCGTGCGAACGATCGATCTGGCGACCGCGCTCGCCGAAGCCCGCACCGTGACCGGAAAGGTCCCCGCGGTTCTCTCGCCCTGGGACGTGCTCTGGTGGCCGGCTCGAAACGAGCTCGCGATTGCGGCTGCCGGTGTTCATCTGTTGCTCAGCTGGAACCCGGACACCGACGCCGTCACGATCCTGGCCGGCACCACGGTGGAGGGGCTCAAAGACGGCCCGGCCCTGGACAGCTGGCTGGCCCAGCCGTCGGGTTTGGCCGTCGACGCCACCGACCCGGAGGGGCCGCTGTGGTTCGTCGACTCCGAGACGTCCGCGCTGCGCTGTCTCACCCCCGCTCTGACGGTGCACACAGTCATCGGCGAGGGACTGTTCGACTTCGGGCTCGTCGATGGTCCGGCTGAATCCGCACGCCTGCAGCATCCGCTCGGCGTAGCGGTGCTCCCGGACCGCTCTATCGCCGTAGCCGACACCTACAACGGGGCAGTGCGCCGGTTCGACCCGACCACCGGCACCGTGCAGACACTGGCCACCGGCCTGGCCGAGCCGTCCGGAGTCGTGGAGGTGGACGGCGAGCTCGTCGTGGTCGAGTCCACGGCGCACCGGCTCACCCGGCCCCTTACGTCGGGCGCGCTGACCGAGGCGACCCAGTCGACGATGCGGACGCAACGGCCGGTCACCGAGTTGCGAGCGGGCGCTGTGCTGCTCAGGGTGCCGTTCCGCCCGGCGCCCGGACGCAAGCTGGACGATCGCTTCGGGCCGTCCACCCGCCTGACGGTCAGCGCCTCACCACCGGAGCTGCTGGCCGGCGGCGGCGGCGATTCGACCGAACTCGTCCGCACCATCGTGCTGTCCGCGACAGCGGGCGCGACCGGAGTGCTGCAGGTGACCGCACAGGCGGCCTCCTGCGATGACGGCCATGCCGTGGAACACCCCGCCTGCTACCTCGCGCGCCAGGACTGGGGGATTCCCGTGCAGCTCGACGAGGACGGAGCCACCGAGCTCGAACTCCCGCTGTTGGGCTGA
- a CDS encoding RNA polymerase sigma factor codes for MLAAIAAYTGDLELAEECTQDAFVRALDTWPRDGIPDRPGAWLTTTARRRALDDLRRRASLRQKLPLLTESEARVDDGVPGAADSDATIPDDRLRLIFTCCHPALAREAQVALTLRMLCGLTTAEIARAFLVSEPTMAARVTRAKKKISAARIPYRVPAASELPDRLDAVLTVLHLVFTTGHTASVGDRLHRPELTDRSVSLARMVVRLMPDEAEAKGLLALMLVDEARAPARTDAAGELVLIADQDRRRWNRALIEEGRALLVVALRTGGRPGRFALQAAIAALHAEAPRAEDTDWRQIVGLYDLLLVVWPSPVVALNRAVAVSMMDGAAAGLAALASLSPAEQGVLARYHYYPAVKADLFRQLGRSAEAAEQYRLALELVDNAAERRFLARRLSELAPTR; via the coding sequence GTGCTTGCCGCGATCGCGGCCTATACCGGTGATCTCGAGCTGGCCGAGGAATGCACGCAGGACGCCTTTGTCCGCGCGCTGGACACCTGGCCGCGCGATGGGATTCCGGACCGTCCCGGGGCGTGGCTGACCACGACGGCGCGACGGCGAGCGCTGGACGATCTGCGGCGCCGGGCCTCGTTGCGACAGAAGCTGCCGCTGCTGACCGAGAGCGAGGCTCGAGTGGATGACGGCGTCCCCGGGGCAGCGGACTCGGACGCAACGATCCCCGACGACCGGCTGCGGTTGATCTTCACCTGCTGTCACCCGGCCTTGGCGCGAGAGGCGCAGGTCGCCCTGACGCTGCGGATGCTGTGCGGTCTGACCACGGCTGAGATCGCTCGGGCCTTCCTGGTCTCCGAGCCGACGATGGCGGCTCGGGTGACCAGGGCCAAGAAGAAGATCTCCGCGGCCCGGATCCCGTACCGGGTGCCTGCCGCCTCCGAGCTCCCGGATCGCCTCGACGCCGTGCTCACCGTGCTGCATCTGGTCTTCACCACCGGGCACACCGCGAGCGTGGGGGATCGCCTGCACCGCCCGGAACTCACCGATCGCTCCGTCTCGCTTGCGCGCATGGTGGTGCGGCTCATGCCGGACGAGGCCGAGGCGAAGGGGTTGCTCGCGCTCATGCTCGTGGACGAGGCGCGGGCCCCGGCCCGGACCGACGCCGCCGGCGAACTGGTCCTCATCGCTGATCAGGACCGTCGGCGCTGGAATCGCGCCCTGATCGAGGAGGGACGCGCGTTGCTCGTGGTGGCCTTGCGCACCGGTGGTCGGCCTGGACGGTTCGCGCTGCAGGCCGCCATCGCGGCGTTGCACGCCGAGGCCCCGCGCGCCGAGGACACCGACTGGCGCCAGATCGTCGGACTGTACGACCTCCTCCTCGTCGTGTGGCCGAGCCCGGTGGTCGCCCTGAATCGGGCGGTGGCCGTGTCGATGATGGACGGTGCTGCAGCCGGGCTGGCCGCCCTGGCCTCCCTCTCCCCGGCCGAGCAGGGGGTGCTCGCCAGATACCACTACTACCCGGCCGTCAAAGCTGATCTGTTCCGGCAGCTAGGCCGCTCTGCCGAGGCCGCTGAGCAGTATCGCCTGGCGCTCGAGCTGGTCGACAACGCCGCCGAGCGCCGGTTCCTCGCCCGCCGGCTGTCCGAGCTCGCGCCCACCCGTTGA
- a CDS encoding YciI family protein — MAQYLILIYEDEAGYANGGEQVFGEVMEAHNRFPGQVESLGGKLLGGNALQPNSTATTIRGDVVTDGPFVESKEALGGYYLIEADDLDQALAISKLCPARFGGVEVRPIMVFN, encoded by the coding sequence ATGGCGCAGTACCTGATCCTGATCTACGAAGACGAAGCCGGCTACGCCAACGGCGGCGAGCAGGTCTTCGGAGAGGTGATGGAAGCGCACAATCGCTTCCCCGGCCAGGTGGAAAGCCTGGGCGGCAAGCTCCTCGGGGGCAACGCCCTGCAGCCCAACTCGACGGCGACCACCATCCGGGGTGACGTGGTCACCGATGGGCCGTTCGTCGAATCCAAGGAAGCGCTGGGCGGCTACTACCTCATCGAGGCGGACGACCTCGACCAGGCACTGGCGATCAGCAAGCTGTGTCCGGCGCGCTTCGGCGGCGTCGAGGTACGGCCGATCATGGTCTTCAACTGA
- a CDS encoding acyl-CoA dehydrogenase: MGHYKSNLRDIEFNLFEVLGTGDKLGHGPFSEIDPDTARGILSEVKALAEGPLAASYVDSDRNPPVFDPKTNTVVVPDSFKKSYKAWQDAEWWRLETTPDYGGTLAPRSLVWSIAELVLGANPAIWMYNCGPAFANIIHEVGTAEQQKIGRLMIDRRWGATMVLTEPDAGSDVGAGRTKATQQADGTWHIEGVKRFITSGEHDMSDNIVHYVLARPEGAGPGTKGLSLFIVPKFDFDWDTGELGERNGAFVTNVEHKMGLKASTTCEVRFGETVPAKGWLLGEIHDGIAQMFKVIEHARMMVGTKAYSELSAGYLAALDYAKTRVQSADLTQSTDKTAPRVTIIHHPDVRRQLMTQKAYAEGLRAVALYTASVQDRIQIAEFEAGAEAGDVPAGGLAGGEASLQDKARRHASVDERLNDLLLPIVKGVGSERSYEQLGQALQVFGGSGFLQDYPLEQYIRDNKIDSLYEGTTAIQGQDFFFRKIVRDKGVALGALSGEIQAFLDSIAEEGRLKDEHAAVSKALAEVGTMVGAMIGQLTSAQEDIRNIYKVGQNTTRLLMSCGDLAIGWLLLRQAKVALDRLDGNGLSTSDKAFYEGKLAVARFFSATVLPELVARRKIVEATDNALMDAAEAVF; this comes from the coding sequence ATGGGCCACTACAAGTCCAACCTTCGAGACATCGAGTTCAACCTCTTCGAGGTGCTGGGCACTGGCGACAAGCTGGGCCATGGCCCGTTCTCCGAAATCGATCCCGACACCGCTCGCGGCATCCTGAGCGAGGTCAAGGCGCTGGCCGAGGGCCCGCTCGCCGCGTCCTACGTCGACTCCGACCGAAATCCTCCGGTTTTCGACCCGAAGACCAACACCGTCGTCGTCCCGGACAGCTTCAAGAAGTCCTACAAGGCGTGGCAGGACGCGGAATGGTGGCGGCTCGAGACGACCCCCGACTACGGAGGCACCCTGGCCCCGCGATCGCTGGTCTGGTCGATCGCCGAACTCGTGCTCGGGGCCAACCCGGCCATCTGGATGTACAACTGCGGCCCGGCCTTCGCCAACATCATTCACGAGGTCGGCACCGCCGAGCAGCAGAAGATCGGTCGCCTCATGATCGACCGGCGCTGGGGCGCCACGATGGTGCTCACCGAGCCCGACGCCGGTTCCGACGTCGGCGCCGGACGCACCAAGGCCACTCAGCAGGCCGACGGAACGTGGCACATCGAGGGTGTCAAGCGCTTCATCACCTCGGGCGAACACGACATGTCCGACAACATCGTTCATTACGTTTTGGCCCGTCCGGAGGGCGCCGGCCCCGGCACCAAGGGACTGTCGCTGTTCATCGTCCCCAAGTTCGACTTCGACTGGGACACCGGCGAGCTCGGCGAGCGCAACGGCGCCTTCGTGACCAACGTCGAACACAAGATGGGCCTCAAGGCCTCGACGACCTGCGAGGTCCGGTTCGGGGAGACGGTCCCGGCCAAGGGATGGCTGCTCGGCGAGATCCATGACGGCATCGCCCAGATGTTCAAGGTCATCGAGCATGCCCGAATGATGGTCGGCACGAAGGCCTACTCGGAGCTGTCGGCGGGTTACCTGGCCGCGCTGGACTACGCCAAGACCCGCGTGCAGTCCGCCGACCTGACGCAATCCACCGACAAGACCGCGCCGCGTGTCACGATCATCCACCACCCGGACGTTCGCCGGCAGCTCATGACCCAGAAGGCCTACGCCGAGGGCCTGCGCGCAGTCGCGCTCTACACCGCAAGCGTGCAGGACCGCATCCAGATCGCCGAGTTCGAGGCCGGCGCCGAGGCCGGCGACGTTCCCGCCGGCGGGCTGGCCGGCGGCGAGGCAAGCCTGCAGGACAAGGCCCGGCGCCACGCGTCCGTCGATGAGCGTCTCAACGATCTGCTGCTGCCGATCGTGAAGGGTGTCGGTTCGGAGCGGTCCTACGAACAACTCGGCCAGGCGCTGCAGGTCTTCGGCGGCTCGGGGTTCTTGCAGGACTACCCGCTGGAGCAGTACATCCGCGACAACAAGATCGATTCCCTCTACGAAGGCACGACCGCCATCCAGGGACAGGATTTCTTCTTCCGCAAGATCGTCCGCGACAAGGGCGTGGCCCTGGGTGCGCTGTCGGGAGAGATCCAGGCGTTTCTCGATTCCATCGCCGAAGAGGGTCGCCTCAAGGACGAGCACGCCGCGGTGAGCAAGGCACTGGCCGAGGTCGGGACGATGGTGGGGGCCATGATCGGCCAGCTCACCTCGGCCCAGGAAGACATCCGCAACATCTACAAGGTCGGGCAGAACACCACCCGCCTGCTGATGTCCTGCGGTGACCTGGCCATCGGCTGGCTGCTGCTGCGCCAGGCGAAGGTTGCCTTGGACCGGCTCGACGGCAACGGTCTGTCGACCTCCGACAAGGCCTTCTACGAAGGCAAGCTGGCGGTTGCCCGCTTCTTCTCGGCCACGGTCCTGCCCGAACTCGTCGCCCGGCGCAAGATCGTCGAAGCGACCGACAACGCACTGATGGACGCCGCCGAAGCAGTCTTCTGA
- a CDS encoding PPOX class F420-dependent oxidoreductase: MSDLSAEKFISFTTYRRSGEAVSTPTWIVPLDDGRYGFWTSSGTGKYKRLRATPRATVQPCDQRGHVKAGSVPVDVGVELVQSGARFDEIQRKVRAKYGFMTKLSRVFNALGHLRRRGDFPYADVGVVLTLPQA; encoded by the coding sequence ATGAGTGACCTGTCCGCGGAGAAGTTCATCTCGTTCACCACGTATCGCCGATCGGGTGAGGCGGTGTCCACACCGACCTGGATCGTGCCCCTGGACGACGGCCGGTACGGTTTCTGGACCTCGTCGGGCACCGGCAAGTACAAGCGTCTGCGTGCCACACCCCGGGCCACCGTGCAGCCCTGCGACCAGCGCGGCCACGTCAAAGCCGGCTCGGTGCCGGTGGACGTCGGCGTGGAACTGGTGCAGAGCGGAGCCCGGTTCGACGAGATTCAGCGCAAGGTCCGTGCCAAGTACGGGTTCATGACCAAGCTGTCCCGGGTGTTCAACGCCCTCGGGCACCTGCGTCGCCGCGGCGATTTCCCGTACGCGGACGTCGGCGTCGTGCTGACCCTGCCGCAGGCCTGA
- a CDS encoding tyrosine-protein phosphatase has translation MPDFDKQSPPQWIELAGGANARDLGGLPAGQGRRTRTGTLIRSANLQHLTEDDLALLVVELGVRTVIDLRTDVEVEAEGPGPLSTIADVTIHHLSLFPDAASGTGGGVGDAASGTGGGVEDAVSEIRRPVPRSAPDSSGQPDVGTDPEPDSLLLPWHGRGASPERTGNRTADLYLTYLDQRPDSVVGALRAIAEADGAAIVHCAAGKDRTGVVVAIALSLVGVQRAAIAADYEATESQIAAVFALLARTATYRNEVADPASVPAPKAEVIEAVLGQLSANTGGIEGWLREHGWTEQDTARLRAKLVE, from the coding sequence GTGCCCGACTTCGACAAGCAAAGCCCGCCGCAATGGATCGAACTCGCCGGCGGCGCCAACGCCCGCGACCTGGGTGGCCTGCCAGCCGGCCAGGGTCGCCGGACGCGCACGGGCACGCTGATCCGTTCGGCCAACCTCCAGCACCTGACCGAGGACGACTTGGCGTTGCTGGTCGTCGAACTCGGCGTGCGCACGGTCATCGACCTGCGCACCGACGTCGAGGTCGAGGCCGAGGGCCCGGGGCCGCTGTCGACGATTGCCGACGTCACGATCCATCACCTGTCGCTGTTTCCCGACGCCGCCTCCGGTACGGGCGGCGGCGTGGGGGATGCCGCCTCCGGTACGGGCGGCGGCGTGGAGGATGCCGTCAGCGAGATCCGGCGGCCCGTCCCGCGCAGCGCACCCGACTCGTCCGGGCAACCTGACGTCGGCACGGATCCCGAGCCCGACAGTCTGCTGCTGCCCTGGCATGGGCGTGGCGCGTCGCCGGAACGGACCGGCAACCGGACGGCCGACCTGTACCTGACGTATCTGGATCAGCGTCCGGACTCCGTCGTCGGCGCCCTACGCGCGATCGCGGAAGCCGATGGCGCCGCAATCGTGCACTGCGCGGCGGGCAAGGACCGCACGGGAGTCGTGGTGGCGATCGCCCTGAGCCTGGTCGGCGTGCAGCGTGCGGCGATCGCCGCCGATTACGAAGCCACCGAGAGCCAGATCGCCGCCGTGTTCGCCCTGCTCGCGCGAACCGCCACCTACCGCAACGAGGTGGCCGATCCGGCGTCGGTGCCCGCGCCGAAGGCCGAGGTGATCGAAGCGGTGTTGGGGCAGCTGTCCGCCAACACCGGCGGCATCGAAGGATGGCTGCGCGAGCACGGGTGGACGGAGCAGGACACCGCTCGGTTACGCGCCAAACTGGTCGAATGA